From the Mesotoga prima MesG1.Ag.4.2 genome, the window TTTTTTTGACTAGAGATATAGATTATAATAAACTATTGCCTTTGTTTTGAAGAAAGAGTGGTGATTTTCGGGTGACTGCTTATATAATCAGGAGACTTCTTCTACTGCCATTGATAATGATAGGTGTTACTCTGATTATTTTCTCTATGATCTGGGCCCTTGGCCCCGATAGGCTTCTTGCCTCTTACGTAAAGAGTCCTGAAGCTTTGAAGACTCCAGATGCGGCAGAGAGACTGATCAAGAAATACGGTCTTGATGAACCAATGCCTGTTCAATACTTGAAATGGCTTGGAAATATCCTGCAAGGTGATTTTGGATACTCCATGGTTGGGAAAAAGGGAGTACTCCCGTCTATGCTTGAGCGATTCCCGTATACACTGGAGTTGACAATCTATGCAATTGTTCCTGTAATTCTTGTTGCAATATGGTTGGGAGTGATTTCTGCCGTTAACCAGAACAAATTTACAGATCAATTCATAAGGGTCTTTGCCCTTGTGGGTTGGTCTCTTCCTGATTTTGTTTTTGGGCTTTTGCTCCTTCTTGTCTTCTACTCAATTCTTGGTTGGTTTCCCCCGGGTATGGTAAGCACGGAGTTTGATCTGGTCATGAGATCAGATGAATGGAGAACAATAACAAGTATGCCAACATTTGATGCACTACTGAATGGGAGACTTGACATATTCATCGATGCATTGAGACACATTATACTTCCTGTCCTCACCCTTGCGTACCTTTGGTGGGCTTATCTACTAAGGATTACGCGTTCGAGCATGCTTGAAGTGCTGAGGAAGGACTATATACGGACGGCAAGAGCAAAAGGCGTGCCCGAAAGAACGGTTATCAAAAAGCATGCCAAGAGAAACGCTATGATTCCAGTCATTACGGTTGCTGGAGGATCGGTTATGGGGTTATTGGGAGGAACAGTCTTTGTAGAGACGATCTTCTCCCGCGTCGGAATGGGAAGATTCCTTGCCGATGCAGCAAGTCTTCTGGATTACTGGTCGATTATAGGTGGAGCATTGTTCTTCTCCTTCATAATGGTTGTTGGAAACCTGATCGTAGACGTTTCTTACGCTCTGGTTGATCCCAGAATAAGGCTTGAATGAGGGGGAAAATGCAGATGCCGGCAAAGAGAAAGAGTGAATTTAGAAAGATCATGAAGAAATACTGGACAAACGGAACCGCGGTTCTTGGTACTTGTCTGTTGATCTTCTTCATAATCATTGCAATATTTGCCCCTCAGATAGCAGGCGTCAATGAGATGGGTGATAACTACCAGATTCCAAGAGCTTCCTGGTCATCAAAACCAATAGCGCCTTCTGCAGAACATCCCTTCGGAGTAATCGGTGGGAGGGATGTCTTCTACGGCGTAATCTGGGGGACTAGAACGGCTTTTAGACTTGGTTTGATAATTACCAGTATGGCTGCCCTTATTGGGGTGATTGTTGGCTCGATATCCGCGTATTTCGGAGGATGGGTTGACGAAATCCTAATGAGGATAACGGACATATTCTTGTCAATCCCCTTCCTCGTTGCAGCTATGGTAATGACTACGGTTTTGGGAAAGGGGCTAGATAAAGTCATAATCGCGCTGATAATCTTCGGCTGGATGAGCACTGCACGTCTCATTAGGGGAAACATTCTTCAAGCTAGAGAAGAACAATATGTTCTCGCTGCCAAGGCTCTGGGACAGAAAGATTGGAAGATCATTATTAAACATATCCTTCCCAACACGATTTTTCCAGTCGTTGTTCAGATGTCAATGAGAATTGGATCTTATGTCATAACTGCAGCAGGACTGAGCTTTCTAGGAGTTGGTGCAGAACCGGGTTATGCCGACTGGGGAACAATACTTTCTTATTCAAGGAACTGGATGACTATGCTCGACCAGTCGTGGTTTGCCATTGTTTTCCCTGGTACTGCCATGGTGCTCTTCGTTCTTGCGTGGAATCTTGTTGGAGATGCCCTTAGGGACATCTTTGACCCGAGAATGAGAAGCTGAGGAGGTTTGAGTCATGAATGAAAGGAAAGCACTGTTGCAGGTTGAGGATTTAAGAACTTATTTCCATACAGAAGATGGAATCGTGAAAGCCGTCGATGGAGTCACATTCGACGTCTTTCCGGGTGAGACTCTCGGAATAGTCGGAGAATCGGGTTGCGGAAAGAGCGTGACATCGCTCTCTATTATGAGACTTCTTGACGAAAAGGGTGAGATAGCAGGTGGCAAGATCATCTTCGACGGCGAAGACGTCATGGCAATTCCTGAATCGAAGATGATGAAGATCAGGGGAAACGAAATGGCCATGATCTTTCAGGAACCCATGACTGCTCTCAATCCAGTCTTTACAATAGGATTCCAGATCATGGAGGCGATTCTGCTTCATCAGGATGTAGATGAAAAGAAGGCCCGGC encodes:
- a CDS encoding ABC transporter permease, translating into MTAYIIRRLLLLPLIMIGVTLIIFSMIWALGPDRLLASYVKSPEALKTPDAAERLIKKYGLDEPMPVQYLKWLGNILQGDFGYSMVGKKGVLPSMLERFPYTLELTIYAIVPVILVAIWLGVISAVNQNKFTDQFIRVFALVGWSLPDFVFGLLLLLVFYSILGWFPPGMVSTEFDLVMRSDEWRTITSMPTFDALLNGRLDIFIDALRHIILPVLTLAYLWWAYLLRITRSSMLEVLRKDYIRTARAKGVPERTVIKKHAKRNAMIPVITVAGGSVMGLLGGTVFVETIFSRVGMGRFLADAASLLDYWSIIGGALFFSFIMVVGNLIVDVSYALVDPRIRLE
- a CDS encoding ABC transporter permease, whose product is MPAKRKSEFRKIMKKYWTNGTAVLGTCLLIFFIIIAIFAPQIAGVNEMGDNYQIPRASWSSKPIAPSAEHPFGVIGGRDVFYGVIWGTRTAFRLGLIITSMAALIGVIVGSISAYFGGWVDEILMRITDIFLSIPFLVAAMVMTTVLGKGLDKVIIALIIFGWMSTARLIRGNILQAREEQYVLAAKALGQKDWKIIIKHILPNTIFPVVVQMSMRIGSYVITAAGLSFLGVGAEPGYADWGTILSYSRNWMTMLDQSWFAIVFPGTAMVLFVLAWNLVGDALRDIFDPRMRS